AACAACTCAAATTAAAAGAACAAGAGCTTACTCAGAAACTAGACACAGCATATAGCAAAATTGGGGACGTCACTTTTGATACCGATGCCAAGACTTTCCAGCTCAAACTATACACTGATTCAGATTTATCAAAGTCGGTTGCTCAAATAGAGACCAATCCCAGTTTAGCAGAAGAAGCGCATTGGTCGAATTTCACTGATTCACTTTTAGAAACCTCGAAGAATATCAAAAAATCTTTTAAAGCTGGATACACTTTTGAACTAATGGGCATCAATGATAGTAACAAAGTGTTGTTTGCGGCAAAAGATGGTACTGAAATCAGCTCTATCACAAAATGAAGAGATGCATACGCATCTCTTCATTTTTTATTTATATCGTCTTTCACCATTCTGCCAACCTAAAAACTGAAAATGATCTGCATCAGGATGATCAGATGAAACGTTCTCATGTGAATCAAGAAGCTGTGAATTAAATATTTGTTCATATTGATCTACAGATACTTTTTTCCGATCAGCTAACTCTTTTTTTGTTTCATTTGCTGGTACATACTTAAAGAAGTTTTCTTGTAACGTTATAGAATACAACTCGGCTTCAGCCCCTGAACCATAGCTAAATATGGCCAACTGCTCTCCTGCAACTAAATCTTGTGCGTAACTCAATAATGACAACAAGCTTAAATACACAGAGCCAGTGTACAAATTTCCTACCTGTCGACTAAACTTTTGACTTGCCTTTAGATTTTTTAATAAACGTCCTTGCGGTATCTCATCAGCTTCATCTATAATTTGATCAAAAGCTTTTTTACCCATTTTGGTATATGGTAGATGAAAAGAAAAACCTGCAAAATCAGCGATTGTCCGACCGGATTGCTCCTTATATCGTTGCCATAGTGTCAAAAACATTTCTTTATAAATGTCTGTTGATAAATGGCCATCTACTATGGCTTCTGTTCTATCGATAGGACGCCAAAAATCTGCGACATCTCGGCTCATATAAACTGAATCAGAATTAATTGTTGCAATGCGTGGGCTTTCTGAAACAATCATGGCAACAGCCCCACCACCTTGGGTCACTTCACCCGGTGTATTTAATCCGTATCTTGCAATATCCGATGCGATAACTAAAACCCTTTTACCAGAATGGTTTGCAACGTAATCTCGAGCCTGCATTAATCCGAATGTTCCCGCATAGCAAGCTTGTTTAATTTCAATTGTTCGCGAAAATTCAGACAAATTAAGCAATTTTTGAACATATAATGCGCTTGATTTTGAATTATCGATACCAGATTCAGTAGCAAAAATAATCAAATCAATCTGCTGACGATCATCATTGTCAATAATTTTTGCAGCCGCGTTAGCACCCATTGTTACGACATCTTCATAATTCGGTATCACAGATTGTTTATCTTGGCCAATACCAATAGTATATTTATTCGGATCTACCCCACGTCGCTGAGCTAATTCTACCAAATCTAATACATATTCAGATGTGTAAAATGATAATTTATCAATTCCAATTGCCATTCTCTGACCTCCTGTTTTATTGTGGTTAAATAGCAAAAAAGAATTAATAAGTTGACGCTCACAATTCACAATATGTTACAGATTATGGTTTTTGTGCCAGCTCATTAATTCAATTTATTATATTACTTATCTACTTAGTAAAGTTCATTTACTTTATTCTGAATACTATCATTATTAATGAATTCATCATACGTCGTATCAACGCGATCAACAACGCCTTTCGGTGACACTTCAACAATATGATTTGCTGTAGTTGCTAAGAACTCATGGTCATGCGAGGTCATAATAATTGAACCCTTGAATGCGATTACCGCATCGTTAAGGGACTGAATTGACTCCAAATCCAAATGATTTGTTGGGTCGTCCATCAATAACACATTAGCCTTGAGCAACATCATCTTCGCCAAAACAATGCGGACTTTTTCGCCACCAGATAACACATTAATTTGTTTCAAGGAATCATCACCACGAAATAGCATTTGCCCGAGCATACCACGTAAACTCGTATTATCTTTTTGCTCTTCTTCCGCAAAATCACGTAACCAATCCAAAATAGTTACATCTTGATTATCGAAGTTATCATTTAAATCTTTAGCAATATATGATTGTGACGTTGTAACACCCCAAGACACCGTGCCCTCATCTGGTGCCATCGTACCTGCTATAATTTGCATCAATGTAGTTGTTGCTAAATCGGAACGTGATAAAATAGCGATTTTATCGTTTGGTCGACCAATAAAAGAAATATTATCTAATACTTTTTCGCCGTCAATTGTTTTTGAAACGTTTTCAACGCGAACCATATCATTCCCGAGCTCACGATTAATGGGAAAATTGATGAATGGGTATTTTCTTGATGAAGGTTTAATATCATCTAAAGTAATCTTATCTAATTGCTTTTTTCGAGCTGTAGCCTGCTTTGATTTTGAAGCATTAGCTGAAAACCGAGCTACGAAATCTTGCAACTGCTTAATTTGTTCTTCCTTCTTAGCATTTTGTTGAGAAGCTAAGCGTTGGGCCAATTCAGACGATTCTCGCCAAAAATCATAGTTTCCAACAAAGGGTGTAATTTTTCCAAAATCAACATCCAAAATATTGGTTGAAACAGCGTTCAAAAAATGACGATCGTGGGAAACAACAATCACTAAGTTTGGAAAATCAGCAAGAAAGTCTTCTAGCCAATTAATCGTCTGTACATCCAATCCGTTGGTTGGCTCGTCCAAAATCAAAATATCTGGATTACCAAACAAAGCTTGCGCAAGCAGAACTTTCACTTTATCATTTTCAGTTAGCTCACCCATCAAGGTATCGTAAACACTATCGCTAATACCCAGCTTGCTCAATAATTGACCAGCTTCAACTTCAGCATTCCAACCATCTAGCTCTTCAAATTCCGCACCCAAATCAGCAACACGCACGCCATCTTCATCGTTAAAATCCGGCTTAGCATAGATAGCGTCCATCTCAGTTTTAACTTCGTACAGTCGCTTATGACCTTGGATCACTGTATCTAAAACCGTAAATTTATCAAATGCAAAGTGATCCTGCTGCAATGATGACATTCTCTCACTATCACCGATTGAAATGGTTCCTTCAGTTGGTTGTAGTTCTCCTTGCAATAACTTCAAAAAGGTAGACTTACCGGCACCATTAGCGCCAATAATGCCATAAGTATTACCGGGTGTTAATTTCAAGTTAACATCTTGATAAATTTTAGGCCCTGAAAAACTAAAACTCATATCTGAAACTGTAATCAATGTAAAATCCTCCAATTAAGTTATGTTAAATAGTATCCCAGAGTTCATCGTTATCTGTATGCTTTAAGCAATAACTATTAAACACAAATGTAAAATATCCTATACCAGTGTAACAGAAAAAGTGCGAAATATCGCACTTTTTCTAGTTATTCATAATACTAATTATACTTTCAAGTTTCCATCAACAGAAACTTGTCCATCACTCTTTGTCTCACTTTTTAAATCACGGAATCCGTTTTCAACTGGAATTTGATTTTCATCCGGATCATCACGTGTATCCCCGAAAAAGGTAAATAAACTTAATACAATGTACATTAGTCCAAAATAAAATCCATACTGATGAGATATCAAATGAAGCAATAATGTTGAAATTCCAGAGAATACTGCAGGCAAGGCAAGTAAAATGAGAGGTGATAGTCCACGCTTGCGCACACTATACCCAAGATATAAAGTATAAAGACCATTAATGATTAGATAAAACCAGATAACCTTATGTAAACCACTCACACTGAGTAACTTACCAATAACTGGTAGTACCAAACCAAGCATAACCGCTGCAAGCCACTGATACCCGTAGTATTTTTTGAATATCTTCAGCATTATCTCACCACCTATAGTTATCTCATTTATTTATTATATTATAACGAATTAATTTAGTTCACGCAACACGCTAATCGCTGACATTGCATAGAGTGGCGCTGTTTCAGCTCTCAATATTCGAGGACCCAATCCAGCTAATTCAAAATTCTGCAATCGTAATTCCTCAATCTCATTTTCTGTTAGACCACCTTCAGGACCAAATACACAGACTAGTTTTTTTCCAGATGGAACAGCAGAAACAGCAGCTATCAGTGCCGCACTTTCGCCATCACGAGCTGATTCTTCCCAAGCAACAAGTCCAGTATTTTTAGGCATTTTGATAGTATCTTGCCACATGGAAAAAATAATTTCTGGAACAACCAACCGATGTGCTTGCTCTGCTGCAGCTTGCGCGATTTTATTAAATCTTTTAATTTTCTTTTCTTGTTGCTTCCGCCAATCAGCAACTGTTCGTTTCATTGAGGTGAAAACGATTGTTTTGACACCAAGTTCTGTTGCTTTTTGGATAAACCAGTCAGAACGATCATTCTTGAGGGGAGACACGACGAGCGTTACATCTATTGGTAACTCAACATTTGAATAATATCGATCAACCACTTTGATATTAATAACCTCGGAATCAATTAAAGTAACTTCTCCAAGACAAATTTCCAAATTATTACTAACAAATTCAGCTTTTGACCCCACTCGAGCTCTCAAAACTTTGCCAAAGTGCTTAAAAATGTCATTTTTAGCTGTTAAGCGAATCGTATCATTAATTGGTTCGTTTAGAAAATAGCGTTGCATTATTTAGAATCCTTTTTTGCAATGAATGCATGCCAGTCACCCATTGTTGTATGTTGAAAAATTTTATATCCTGCTTGTTGTAGTTGTTGTTCAATCGACACTGAAATGGCGTCATAGATTCCAGAAACCAAGAAATAGCCACCTGGCTTCAGACGTGACCACGTCTGTGGAATAAGACGTTCAATAACGTCAGCTAGAATATTAGCAACGATCAAGTCTACAGATTTATCAATAGCAATTGACTCCAGTAAGTCACTAGTTACCACTGTAACATCATTGGCCACTGGGTTTAACGCTAAATTTTCTTTAGCAACATTCACTGCCATCTCGTCAATGTCTGTTGCTAAAATGTCTGCTACACCTAGTTGTTTTGCAGCTACGGATAGTACTCCTGAACCCGTACCGACGTCTATCATGCTTTCTCCACCACGAACGACAGTTTCTAGCGCTTGGATCATTAACCGTGTTGTTTCATGAACTCCTGTTCCAAAAGCTAACTTAGGATCCATAATAATGGGATATTCATCTTCTTGAGCTGCTACAAATTTTTCCCATGAAGGTACGACAGTAATGTGTCTTGTTATGCGGGTGGCATGATAATATTGCTTCCAGTTGTTTTCCCAATCTGATTGTGCAATGCCATTTAATGTAATAGTTGCAGGTGATGCATCAACCCCAAGCGTCACTAAATTATCCAACTGTTCTTTTATCCGACTAACAGTGTTAGGTAAAGATGCATCGTCTTCAAAATAAGCTGTCACTGTTACTGGTGAGATATCATCGACAATCTGCACACCCTCAGCACCGGTTGACATTAATATATCAGCAATTGGTTCAATGCCATCATTGTTCGTCGCAACGTTGAGTGCTTGCCATTTATTGTTCGTCATACTTCACCACTACTTTTCCCATCATGCGACCCGCTTCAACTTCTTTAGTAGCAGCACGAATATTTTCTACAGATAGCCCGTGATAAGTCTTTGACAGTGTCGTCTTGATTTTATTCTCATCAAGTAAACGTGCTACCTGATTAAGTGCATTCCCTTGAGACTGCATATTAACACCATAGTTTCCCTTAGCAAACATGAACACCCAGCTAAACTGTGCGCCAATGTTCTTCAAAGGTCCCATATCAATTGGCTTTGTCGTTTCAACAATTGATGCAATTCGTCCAAATGGCTTAATAACGGCTGTTGCAAGTGGCCAATAATAATCCGTATTTTGTAAAATCGCAATATTGTCAACTTTATCGTGCTGAATCTTTCTCATCTGCTCGTTCAAATCTTGATGGTAGTCTAAGATATAATCAGCCCCAAGTGACTTAACCCAAGTAACAGACTCGGCGCGAGATGCTGTAGTGATAACTGTCATCCCGATATACTTTGCTAATTGAATTAATACGGATCCAACACCACCAGCACCATTCACAATTAAAATTGTGTGCCCCAAGGCACTGTTTTCCTCAAGATCATAACACAATGCTTCATGTAAGATTTCGTAAGCTGTAATTGATGTTAACGGCATAGCCGCAATTTCTTCATCACTTAATGAGGTGGGGGCATGGCCGACCAACGCTTCATGAACAACTTGAAGCTCAGCGTTAGAACCGGGTTTCAATTGTGCTCCAGCGTAGTAAACTTTATCACCAACACTGAAATGTTGAACATTTTGACCAACTTCTACAACCACACCGACTGCATCAAAACCCAAAATACGAAAAACACCACTATGAGCATAATTGGCTCTCATTTTTGTATCCACCGGATTGACAGAACTGGCCAAAACTTTAACTAGTAATTCATCTTTATCCGGTTGTGGTCGGGGAATAACTTTTTCCACAAAAGCATCCGGTTGATCAATTGATAGAGGCCGTTCAAATCCAATGGCACGCATTTTATGACTTTGACCAAATGGCCAAATATTTTTTATTTTATCTAATAAATTCATTCTGATAACCCACTATTTAAAATATTATTCAGCGTTTGTTTTGATACTTGATAAACTGGTTTAAAGTTTTCATGAGTATACAACATTGTTATTGTCATATTTCTCGTCGCTGAGGTTGGCATGTCATCATTCAAAACACTTTGCCAGTTTTCAGCGATCATAGCATACTCAACTAAGCGCAACTGTTCAGCAGATAATTTGCTTGCCTCATTAGATTTTTTTTGTAATTGTTTTTCAACATAACTTTGAACTTTTTTCTGGCCGGCAGGCAAATCAATAGGTGTTACTTGATATTGAACCTTTGCGTTATGGTATCGATCATACCTTATTCTTGTGATTTTATAGTTACGATCGCGTTGTAAGGTCGTTACATATCGTTGCGATAAATCACTTATGACTGGTTTCTTTTGATACTTATGACCATCAAAAGTAACCGAATTTGCCACTTTGGCGCTGCTCTTCCACGCTTTGCCAACGCTAGTAGCAATTTCTGTTTGCCACGCTGTATTTGTTAAATGCACAACCTGTTCGGTGCGTTTGTCATCAGAATGGCCTGTCAAGCCAAATTGTAACGCAATCGCTGCATCTTTTTGAAGAGTTTTCACACGGGTCTCTTGCGAGATACCATCAAAATTAAAAACAACTCTGGCAACTGTCAGAATAACCACTAACAACATAACTACTACTGAACAAACTGTTAAAATCTTAACCTTACGATTTGTTGGTTTTGACTGTTCGGATAAATTGCGTGCTAATCTAGAACGCTTTGTGTTAGTTTCCTCGGGCATATTGGGCATCGTCCTCCGTTTTAAGCACAGCCATGAAAGCTTCTTGCGGTACCTCGACTGAACCAACAGATTTCATACGTGCCTTACCCCTTTTCTGCTTGTCGAGCAACTTTGCACGACGATCAGGATCACCTGTATGAATTTTAGCCGTAACATCCTTACGATAAGCTTTAATGTTTGTACGAGCTAATATTTTAGCGCCAATAGCTGCTTGCACTGGAATTTCAAAGTTTTGACGTGGAATGATCTCTTTTAGTTTAGAAGTAATAATCCGTCCTCGTTCTACAGCAAAGTCACGATGAACAATGAAACTCAGGGCATCGACCTTCTCACTATTTAAAAGAATATCTATTTTGACCAAGTCGGATTGTCTGTAGGATGATAACTCATAGTCAAGTGAAGCGTAACCACGCGTGCTAGATTTTAGTTTATCAAAGAAATTGAAAATAATTTCGGACAAAGGCATGTAATACTTGACATTGACACGCGTGTTATCCAAATATTCCATTGTGTCAAATTCGCCACGTTTGCGTTGCGCAAGTTCCATAACAGCACCAACGTAATCATTAGGCACCATAATTTGGGCATGCACATAAGGCTCCTCAATGTATTTCACTTTGGATGTGTCTGGCATTTCTGATGGGTTTTCAATCTCAATCGTTTCCTCATCATTAGTTACCACTCGATAAGTAACAGACGGAGCAGTTGTCACCAAGTCCAAATCAAACTCGCGCTCCAGCCGCTCCTGAATGACATCCATGTGGAGCAAACCCAAAAAGCCAACTCGATACCCAAAGCCTAGTGCTTGTGAAGTTTCTGGTTCAAACGTTAGCGCAGCGTCATTGAGCTGTAGTTTTTCCAAAGCTTCCCGTAAATCCGTGTACTTAGCGTTGTCTGAAGGATATAGACCAGAATAAACCATAGGTGTCATCGGTTGATATCCGGATAATGGTTCACTGGCTGGATTATTTACTAGGGTAATTGTATCACCAGAATGTGTCGTATGAATGTCCTTAATAGCTGCTGTTAAGTAACCAACATCCCCCGCCATCAAGTAATCACGCTTCTGAGCATTTGGAGACATCACACCAACTTCCGTGACCTCATATTCCGCACCAGTGTTCATCATACGAACCTTATCACCAGGCTTTACAATGCCTTCTCGTACACGCATGTTAACAACCACACCACGATAAGCATCGTAGGCTGAATCAAAAATCAAAGCACGTAGTGGTGCATCGATATCTCCTTGTGGTGCAGGTAAATCGGTAACAATTTTTTCCAGCAGTTCTGGAATACCAATACCTTGTTTAGCTGACGCTAACACTGCCTCTGAAGCATCAATGCCAATAACATCCTCAATTTCCGTACGAACCTTTTCGGCATCTGCCGCCGGTAAATCAATTTTGTTAATTACAGGTAGAATTTCCAAGTCATTATCTAGGGCCAAATAAACGTTAGCTAACGTTTGTGCTTCAACGCCTTGAGAAGCATCAACAACAAGTATAGCCCCTTCAGCAGCTGCCAATGCCCGTGACACCTCATAAGAGAAATCAACGTGCCCTGGTGTGTCAATCAAATGAAAAATGTAGGTCTCTCCATCTTTAGCATCGTAATGAACTTCGACCGCATTTAGTTTAATCGTAATTCCACGTTCACGTTCTAAATCCATCGTATCCAGTAACTGATTCTGCATGTCACGTTCAGCGACAGTATGTGTCTGTTCCAGGATACGATCAGCGATGGTTGATTTTCCATGGTCAATGTGTGCAACAATTGAAAAATTACGTATGTGCTTTTGTCGTTCTTTAAGTTCATTCAAATTTAATTCTGTCATAATTGGCATTTTTTTCTTTCAGTTTTCTATCTATTTAATTTTACCATAAAGCCTCACGTTACTTTTCGAAAATGATACCGCTATTTTAGCAAAATAAAAAAGCTAGGCTATTGCCAAGCTTTTAACTTTCATGAAAATTTAACGACGTGTGGTCCTTTTTCTTTCAACCCTGCAGACAGTATCTTCATCACGGTAATCATGTTTTCATCGGAAACAAGTTTTGGCATACCTTTGACCAATGTGTTATAAACAGAATCATAAACTCTGCCATAATCACCCTGAATACTAGGTATGTATTTATCAATGCGATCACCACTCTGATTGTAGTATACCAAGTGCCCATAGTTTTGTGGCGTGTCAACGCCAAAACGTGCGTCTCCAGGCATAATACCAGTTTTAAGGTCATTTTCCTGCTCATCAACCTCATACTTAATAAATGTGCCTTGTGTTCCACGCAACTGCCATTTTGGATATTGGATTGTTGCTAATTCTGTGGTTTGAATTGTTGCTTTAAAAGCTTGTGGATAAAAAAGGTTAACCTCAATTTGGTCGTCTACAGGACTGTTCAGTAATCGAGTAGAACGTATGTCGTAGGTTGCTGAATTCGGTGCACCAAAGAGACTCACAATTTGATCTACCAAGTGAACCCCATGACCGAACAGCGATCCGTCGATTTCATTACCATTCAATTGTCCGTCATTAGGTCGATAATGGTCCATATGAACCTCAAGATCAACTAAACGACCGAGGTACCCATTTTGAATAACCCGTTGAACTGTCAAAAAGTCACTATCAAATCGCCTACTTTGAAATGGCATCAAAAATAACTTTTTATCATAAGCAATATTGACCAGATCACGAGCCTCAATATCACTAGCAGCCATTGGCTTGTCAACCATAACATTTTTTCCAGCCAGTAGTAGTCGTTTTGTCACCTGATAATGACTAGCTGAAGGCGTTACAACAACCACTAGATCGATGGTTTCATCTTCAATAATGTCATCAATATCTGTTGAAAATACAGTACCAGTAGCTTCTAACTCAGATTGCTCTGCTGGTCTTTTCCCAAGTGTAGGTGTTACTACACGGCTCACGTGAAACTTATCTTGCCGTAACTTTAAATAAGGTAAATGATAACGATTTGTGCTTTTTCCAAAACCAACATAAGCAATATTCAACATAATGACCTCCTACTTTCTAGTGACGACCTATTATTTAATCATTTTACTTAATAACAATTTGTTCTAAATCACCCAATTCACTAATTAAGCGATGAATTACATTCAGTTGTGCATAGCGATTGTTTTTAACAGCTACATTCTCGGCGTTAACCATTGTAGCTTCAAAATAAGTTGAAATAGGAGATTGCAATCCAGCTAATGCTGAATAAACCTCGTCAGCACCTTCTTTTACTAAGTGGCTCAAGTTCAGTGCATACGTTGCCTGGTACAATTCTTTTTCAGCATCATTTTCAAATAAAGATGGATCCACGTTGTCATTAGTTAGCTGCTTAACTGCCAAGCGATCGACACGTGTCAATGCTTCAATCACATCACGGAAATTATCATCTTTACTGTGAGCAGAAAGTACATTAATACGATCCATGAGGTAAACAACGTCAGTATTTCCTGAACGACTAACGCCTGCAGATACCAAATCTTGGCGAATACCATCATCCAATGTTAACTTACGCACGCGATCTAAGATAAATTCCAGTACAGCTGTGATATCAGCCGCAGCAACTTCTCCTTGTGATTGGGCAAACTGAGTTAATATCGGTTTCAAAGCAACATGCCAATTTTTCCCCTGTAATGTTCTTACAATACCTGTTGCTGCGCGACGTAGTCCATAAGGATCATTTGAACCGCTTGGTGTTAAGTCAGCTGCAAAGAAAGTTACAATAGCATCTAGTTTATCGGCAACTGCTAGTACAGCACCAATATCTGACTCAGCAATTTTTCCTGTTGCTGAAGTCGGCATATAGTGCTCTTTAATTGCTGCAGCCACAGCGGGATTCTCACCAAATAATTTAGCATAGTGTTCACCCATAATACCTTGCAATTCATCAAACTCACCAACCATACCGGTCATTAAGTCGAATTTATAGATTTCTGCTGCACGGCCCACGTTAGACAATTGTTGTTCATCAAAATTCAGTGATTGCGCTAATGTATGTGCCAAAACGCCAGTTCGCTGCATATGTTCATAAACAGTACCAATTTTTTCGTGGAAAACCAGTTTTTTGACCTTTTCCATGTAGTCAGCGATTGTTTTAGTTTGGTCTTCTTTGTAAAAGAATTCTGCATCTTCAAGACGAGCAACCAGAACTTTTTCATTACCAGCAATAACATTATCCAAATGCTCTTGGTTCCCATTACGTACTGATAAGAAATGTGGCAATAATTCCCCGTCATGATTAGTAACAAAGAAGAAACGTTGATGTTCGCGCATTGATGTGATTAATACTTCATCAGGAATTTCCAAATATTTTTTATCAAAAGTACCAGCAAATGCCGTTGGCCATTCGACAATATTATTAACTTCTTCCAGCAAGTCCTGTGCTGCACTAGTGTCTAATTCTAATGACCAATTGTTTTGTTTAGCAATTGCCGTCAGTTGAGAACGGATTGCATTTTTTCGTGCCTCAGCGTCAACTATAACACTTGCTGATTCGAGTGTACTTACATAATCGTCAGCAGAAGGAATTTCAACATGTTCATTTGACAAAAAGCGGTGTCCTCTTGTAACACGACTAGTCTGAACATCTAATACATGAAAATCAACTACTTTCTTACCAAACAAGGCGACAAGCCAGCGAATTGGTCGTACGTACAAGAAAGCATTATTTGCCCACTTCATGTACGTTGAGAACTTCATCTCTGAAACCACCTCGTCACCAATCTTGACCAAGATATCCTTGGCAGGAACGCCTTCAGTATGCTTTGTTAACCACACATAGCCATCTCTTGTTTCAAAGTCATCTGGTGTTGCGACTTGACCACGTGCAAATCCCATTGCTGCCTTAGTCCACTCACCATTGGCATCTTTTGCTCTTTCAATTGACGGACCACGCTTTTCTTCACTCAAACTTTCTGATTTTTCCGCTACATCGGTTAATTCAACAGCCAACCGACGTGGGGTTGAATAAGGCTTGATGGCACCAACAGGCAATCGATGCTCAGCTAAAAAGTTTTTTGTTCTTTCAATTAATTGATTTTCTGAACTTGTGACCAAATGTGCTGGCACTTCTTCAAGACCAATTTCTAATAAAAATGTTGACATGAGTTATTCTCCAATATTGATTTTATCTCTGTTACTATCAGGCATTTTCTTTGGTGTACTTACCGTTTTTACCAAGATACTTATCACGTAATGTCTGATCTTTTAGCAAAGGAAAACCAAGCTTAGCACGTTCTTCAATAAATACTTTTGATACTTTGCGAGCCATTGTACGAATACGATGTAAGTAACCAGCACGTTCCGTGACCGAAACTGTACCACGTGCATCTAACAGATTAAATGTATGTGATGATTTCAAAATATAGTCATAAGCCGGATGTACCAAGCCCAAATCCAACAAACGAGTTGCTTCTGCTTCAAATTCTTCAAAGTGGCGCAACAACATATCTTGGTTAGATTCTTCAAAAGCGTATTTTGAATGTTCGTATTCTGGTTCTTTGAAAATATCACCGTACAACACACCATTACCCCATTCAAGATCGTAAACCGTTGGTACATCTTGAATGTATGATGCTAATCGTTCT
The Leuconostoc suionicum genome window above contains:
- the lepA gene encoding translation elongation factor 4; its protein translation is MTELNLNELKERQKHIRNFSIVAHIDHGKSTIADRILEQTHTVAERDMQNQLLDTMDLERERGITIKLNAVEVHYDAKDGETYIFHLIDTPGHVDFSYEVSRALAAAEGAILVVDASQGVEAQTLANVYLALDNDLEILPVINKIDLPAADAEKVRTEIEDVIGIDASEAVLASAKQGIGIPELLEKIVTDLPAPQGDIDAPLRALIFDSAYDAYRGVVVNMRVREGIVKPGDKVRMMNTGAEYEVTEVGVMSPNAQKRDYLMAGDVGYLTAAIKDIHTTHSGDTITLVNNPASEPLSGYQPMTPMVYSGLYPSDNAKYTDLREALEKLQLNDAALTFEPETSQALGFGYRVGFLGLLHMDVIQERLEREFDLDLVTTAPSVTYRVVTNDEETIEIENPSEMPDTSKVKYIEEPYVHAQIMVPNDYVGAVMELAQRKRGEFDTMEYLDNTRVNVKYYMPLSEIIFNFFDKLKSSTRGYASLDYELSSYRQSDLVKIDILLNSEKVDALSFIVHRDFAVERGRIITSKLKEIIPRQNFEIPVQAAIGAKILARTNIKAYRKDVTAKIHTGDPDRRAKLLDKQKRGKARMKSVGSVEVPQEAFMAVLKTEDDAQYARGN
- a CDS encoding Gfo/Idh/MocA family oxidoreductase — translated: MLNIAYVGFGKSTNRYHLPYLKLRQDKFHVSRVVTPTLGKRPAEQSELEATGTVFSTDIDDIIEDETIDLVVVVTPSASHYQVTKRLLLAGKNVMVDKPMAASDIEARDLVNIAYDKKLFLMPFQSRRFDSDFLTVQRVIQNGYLGRLVDLEVHMDHYRPNDGQLNGNEIDGSLFGHGVHLVDQIVSLFGAPNSATYDIRSTRLLNSPVDDQIEVNLFYPQAFKATIQTTELATIQYPKWQLRGTQGTFIKYEVDEQENDLKTGIMPGDARFGVDTPQNYGHLVYYNQSGDRIDKYIPSIQGDYGRVYDSVYNTLVKGMPKLVSDENMITVMKILSAGLKEKGPHVVKFS
- the glyS gene encoding glycine--tRNA ligase subunit beta, yielding MSTFLLEIGLEEVPAHLVTSSENQLIERTKNFLAEHRLPVGAIKPYSTPRRLAVELTDVAEKSESLSEEKRGPSIERAKDANGEWTKAAMGFARGQVATPDDFETRDGYVWLTKHTEGVPAKDILVKIGDEVVSEMKFSTYMKWANNAFLYVRPIRWLVALFGKKVVDFHVLDVQTSRVTRGHRFLSNEHVEIPSADDYVSTLESASVIVDAEARKNAIRSQLTAIAKQNNWSLELDTSAAQDLLEEVNNIVEWPTAFAGTFDKKYLEIPDEVLITSMREHQRFFFVTNHDGELLPHFLSVRNGNQEHLDNVIAGNEKVLVARLEDAEFFYKEDQTKTIADYMEKVKKLVFHEKIGTVYEHMQRTGVLAHTLAQSLNFDEQQLSNVGRAAEIYKFDLMTGMVGEFDELQGIMGEHYAKLFGENPAVAAAIKEHYMPTSATGKIAESDIGAVLAVADKLDAIVTFFAADLTPSGSNDPYGLRRAATGIVRTLQGKNWHVALKPILTQFAQSQGEVAAADITAVLEFILDRVRKLTLDDGIRQDLVSAGVSRSGNTDVVYLMDRINVLSAHSKDDNFRDVIEALTRVDRLAVKQLTNDNVDPSLFENDAEKELYQATYALNLSHLVKEGADEVYSALAGLQSPISTYFEATMVNAENVAVKNNRYAQLNVIHRLISELGDLEQIVIK